One segment of Bacteroides caecimuris DNA contains the following:
- a CDS encoding ParB/RepB/Spo0J family partition protein gives MTTANQSAAERNITLVSVANIQPSNYNPRKRFDETGLDELAESIKQQGVLQPITVRPIADTDRYEIVFGERRYRASVIAGLEEVPAIISELSDEEAQEMAVTENLQRKDVTPTEEANAYKQFIDSGKHTVETLSVLFGKSENYIRTRLNFSTLIPELAELLDADVITISVASEICRYGEDVQREVYEKYLKEGIQHYSSWRGRKAKEIAELIEQKFTIDLERYCFDKTECASCRHNTNNLLLFNDGGCGQCSNRTCLAEMNAAFLKEKAIQIAQQQPDIILCRDPYCTNETTVERLIASGYDVETINSCIAFPKNPIEPQIKDYDNSEDYEDALKEHEEEQADYMEICNEISQRCEAGEIALYAKIGQADITLCYVEKTAAQIAESDKATQTIAVQIAELEKKDKRNKEIATENTVDDVKRVIKEIDTTETKFGADEDRMMYFFLLSSLRKENYAAIGIDKECDYLKDEDKINVIANLTAKAKAIIRRDFLIANFKDAFRNNGTAALLFDFAKKHMPEELANITNKYNKVYENRHKRIEEKKVALLEQTKETEQPQSEEVLQPTEEQQPEVAA, from the coding sequence ATGACAACAGCTAATCAATCAGCAGCAGAAAGAAACATCACGTTAGTGTCAGTGGCAAACATTCAGCCGAGTAACTACAACCCTCGCAAGCGTTTCGATGAAACAGGTCTGGACGAACTTGCGGAAAGCATCAAGCAACAAGGCGTATTGCAACCTATCACCGTGCGCCCTATTGCAGACACAGACCGTTACGAAATTGTCTTTGGCGAACGCAGATATCGTGCTTCCGTTATTGCTGGTTTGGAAGAAGTTCCGGCTATCATATCCGAACTTTCGGACGAAGAAGCACAGGAAATGGCGGTCACAGAGAACTTGCAGCGTAAAGACGTTACTCCTACGGAAGAAGCCAATGCTTATAAGCAATTCATTGATAGTGGGAAGCATACGGTAGAAACCTTGTCTGTCTTATTTGGCAAAAGCGAGAACTATATCCGTACCCGATTGAATTTCTCCACCCTCATTCCCGAACTTGCTGAATTGCTGGATGCAGATGTTATCACCATTAGTGTGGCTTCTGAGATATGCCGATATGGGGAAGATGTGCAACGTGAGGTGTACGAGAAATATCTCAAAGAAGGCATCCAGCACTATTCCAGTTGGAGAGGCCGAAAAGCCAAAGAGATAGCAGAGCTTATCGAACAGAAATTCACCATAGACTTGGAGCGTTACTGCTTCGACAAAACCGAATGTGCTTCTTGCCGACATAACACCAACAACCTTTTGCTGTTCAATGACGGTGGTTGTGGACAATGCTCTAACCGCACTTGCCTTGCAGAAATGAATGCAGCCTTTTTGAAAGAGAAAGCCATTCAGATTGCGCAACAACAGCCCGATATAATCCTTTGCCGTGACCCATATTGCACTAATGAAACCACGGTTGAACGTCTCATCGCTTCGGGCTATGACGTTGAAACAATAAATAGCTGTATAGCTTTTCCTAAAAATCCGATAGAACCACAAATCAAAGATTACGATAACTCCGAAGATTATGAGGATGCACTGAAGGAGCACGAGGAAGAACAAGCTGATTACATGGAGATATGCAATGAAATCAGCCAGCGATGCGAAGCCGGGGAGATTGCCCTTTATGCCAAGATTGGTCAGGCTGACATCACACTCTGTTATGTGGAAAAGACCGCAGCTCAAATAGCAGAAAGTGACAAGGCTACACAAACAATAGCTGTACAAATAGCCGAATTGGAGAAAAAAGACAAGCGTAACAAGGAAATCGCCACTGAAAACACAGTAGATGATGTAAAAAGGGTGATAAAGGAAATTGATACAACGGAAACGAAATTTGGTGCTGATGAAGATAGGATGATGTATTTCTTCTTGTTGTCCTCTCTCCGTAAGGAAAATTATGCAGCCATCGGCATTGACAAAGAATGTGACTATCTGAAAGATGAAGATAAGATAAACGTCATAGCCAATCTTACGGCAAAAGCAAAAGCCATTATCCGCAGGGATTTCTTGATTGCTAATTTTAAAGATGCCTTTAGGAACAATGGCACGGCTGCACTTTTGTTTGACTTTGCAAAAAAACACATGCCCGAAGAGTTGGCAAACATTACAAACAAGTACAATAAAGTGTATGAAAACCGCCATAAACGCATTGAAGAAAAGAAAGTCGCTTTGTTGGAGCAGACAAAAGAAACCGAACAACCTCAATCTGAAGAAGTTCTTCAACCCACAGAAGAACAGCAACCCGAAGTGGCAGCCTAA
- a CDS encoding nucleotidyl transferase AbiEii/AbiGii toxin family protein has translation MKHWQQYNLEERLQILDITSAEKGLPRLAVEKDWWVVMVLKALSQTQYAHLASFKGGTSLSKGWSLIERFSEDIDVALRREGRFAISGTSNTQLAKARRMARHYIVRELPEELAKALSALGVSDFTVEPETSKNKGGEQYELRADTHPSVIYVNYKSVIDETSEYLLPRVKIEISCLSMDEPVEEKTIRSFISEAIPEAEDVSVNFNTVIPTRTFLEKIFLLHEEFQKEKPRSYRMSRHLYDLEKIMDTSFGKDALADKNLYDEIVKHRSIFNRMSFVDYTTHAPATVNFIPSEEVKPDWENDYNALTEHFLYYNEVKLSFGELMNRIEELLARIRGME, from the coding sequence ATGAAACATTGGCAACAATATAATTTGGAAGAACGCTTACAAATTCTTGATATAACCAGCGCAGAGAAGGGCTTACCCAGACTTGCCGTAGAAAAAGACTGGTGGGTGGTAATGGTGCTGAAAGCATTATCCCAAACACAATATGCTCATTTGGCTTCCTTTAAGGGCGGAACTTCCCTTTCTAAAGGGTGGTCGTTAATCGAACGATTCAGTGAGGATATTGATGTAGCATTAAGACGTGAAGGACGGTTTGCCATATCCGGTACATCCAATACGCAGTTGGCCAAAGCAAGAAGAATGGCACGGCACTACATCGTGCGTGAATTACCTGAAGAACTGGCAAAAGCCTTATCTGCATTGGGCGTTTCCGACTTTACTGTAGAGCCGGAAACAAGCAAGAACAAAGGCGGAGAGCAGTACGAATTGAGAGCAGACACACATCCTTCTGTCATTTATGTCAATTACAAGTCCGTCATTGATGAGACATCTGAATATCTTCTTCCGAGAGTAAAGATTGAAATCAGTTGCTTGTCGATGGATGAACCGGTCGAAGAAAAGACGATTCGTTCCTTCATATCTGAAGCCATACCGGAAGCGGAAGATGTTTCGGTCAATTTCAATACCGTGATACCTACAAGGACTTTTCTGGAGAAGATATTCCTGCTGCATGAGGAATTTCAAAAGGAGAAGCCGAGAAGTTACCGTATGTCACGCCACCTTTATGACTTGGAAAAGATAATGGATACTTCATTCGGGAAAGATGCACTGGCAGATAAAAACTTGTATGATGAGATAGTCAAACATCGCAGCATATTTAACCGGATGAGCTTTGTGGATTACACTACCCATGCTCCTGCCACGGTAAATTTTATCCCGTCTGAGGAAGTCAAGCCGGATTGGGAGAACGATTACAATGCGCTGACAGAGCATTTCCTTTATTACAATGAAGTAAAACTTTCATTCGGCGAGTTGATGAATCGAATAGAGGAGTTATTGGCAAGAATACGGGGAATGGAATAA
- a CDS encoding OmpA family protein: MNQSPLTEVGDSTASAHSVAHTNRQAVSQRQHTYHWDSDASQSVSDSLYVGAPIYFFFILNTDRLTDTSQLINLDGIARIANKHGLHIRVSGAADNATGNETLNKSLGLYRAEYIKVQLIKRAVPDSHIEIVSEGGIDDYSPNEANRNACVRLLAPQN, from the coding sequence TTGAATCAATCCCCCTTGACGGAGGTAGGCGACTCTACAGCTTCCGCTCATTCGGTAGCGCATACCAATAGGCAAGCAGTTTCACAAAGACAGCATACATATCATTGGGATAGTGATGCCTCACAGTCTGTTTCCGACAGCCTGTATGTCGGGGCACCCATCTATTTCTTCTTTATCCTGAACACTGATAGGCTGACCGATACCTCGCAACTAATCAACCTTGACGGAATAGCCCGGATCGCCAACAAGCATGGGCTGCATATCCGGGTTTCTGGAGCAGCGGACAACGCTACGGGTAATGAAACGCTCAACAAATCATTGGGGCTTTACCGTGCCGAGTACATCAAGGTGCAGCTTATCAAACGTGCCGTGCCGGACAGCCATATTGAGATTGTCTCAGAAGGTGGTATTGATGATTACTCACCCAATGAGGCAAACAGGAACGCTTGCGTGAGATTGCTTGCTCCTCAAAATTAA
- a CDS encoding IS982 family transposase, which translates to MKKLHNLRIIIKLVVTTPLTTIALLMRNFIANFVRILGICKDFAGNRVNEHGNVPRCGVVPKFSDLEVIALGITAESFGFDSENLLFYRLHHECKEDLPNLISRRQFNARRKLTARLAEEIRKDVARAIDGPEDVFCIDSKPVKVCRNARAKRCTMGQDNPDAAPDWGYCASQGLHYYGYKLHVVCGILGVIHSFDMTAASVHDLHFLKDVRWEYHDCMMLGDKGYLCAEIQKNLFEAANITLEVPYRLNQKNWHPPTWAYKRFRKRIETIFSQLNDNLMMIRNYAKQSCGLFTRIAGKIAAMTFMQYVNFVNHHPIGRIKYSLI; encoded by the coding sequence ATGAAAAAGTTGCACAATTTGCGGATTATTATTAAATTAGTGGTAACCACACCGTTAACTACTATTGCACTGCTTATGCGCAACTTCATAGCAAATTTCGTCAGAATCCTCGGAATCTGCAAGGATTTTGCCGGAAATCGAGTTAATGAACATGGAAACGTACCCAGGTGCGGTGTTGTTCCCAAGTTTTCCGACCTTGAAGTCATTGCTCTCGGGATAACCGCCGAGTCCTTCGGCTTCGACAGCGAGAATCTTCTTTTTTATCGTCTGCACCATGAGTGTAAGGAGGATTTGCCTAACCTGATCAGTCGCAGACAATTCAATGCCCGACGCAAGCTCACGGCCCGACTTGCAGAAGAAATCCGCAAGGATGTAGCCAGAGCTATTGATGGCCCCGAAGATGTATTCTGCATTGATTCTAAACCAGTAAAGGTATGCCGGAACGCACGGGCCAAACGATGCACCATGGGACAAGACAATCCCGATGCTGCTCCCGACTGGGGATACTGCGCTTCGCAAGGCTTGCATTATTATGGCTATAAGCTCCATGTTGTCTGCGGAATACTTGGTGTTATCCATTCCTTTGACATGACTGCCGCAAGTGTTCATGACCTTCATTTTCTCAAGGACGTACGCTGGGAATATCATGATTGCATGATGCTTGGAGACAAGGGCTATCTCTGTGCTGAGATTCAGAAGAATCTCTTTGAGGCAGCAAATATCACTCTTGAAGTTCCATATCGGCTGAATCAGAAAAACTGGCATCCGCCTACATGGGCATACAAGAGATTCCGTAAACGTATCGAAACGATATTTTCCCAGCTCAACGACAATCTTATGATGATACGAAACTATGCAAAACAATCCTGCGGTCTTTTCACCCGCATAGCAGGCAAAATAGCAGCAATGACGTTCATGCAATATGTCAATTTCGTTAATCATCATCCGATTGGGCGGATAAAATATTCTCTAATTTAA
- the ltrA gene encoding group II intron reverse transcriptase/maturase → MNDKIKEKLLDQSCAPTDNLQTNWDRIDWTKAEQAVKKLQARIVKAQKEGRTGKLQALQWTLTHSFYAKALAVKRVTSNGGGSTPGVDMETWEKPEAKTQAISELKRRGYLPKPLRRVHIKKSNGKLRPLGIPTMKDRAMQALYLMALEPVSETTADTRSYGFRKERRCMDAVQQCHNILRKGYSPEWILEGDIKGCFDHISHEWLLANIPMDKAILRKWLKCGYIFNKQMFPTEEGTPQGGIISPTLANMTLDGLQKVLAEKYKRVRIKGKLYSPMVNLVRYADDFIITCENRETLEKEIKPLVADFMSERGLTLSEEKTVITNIRDGFDFLGFNIRKYGNEILTKPTKKAEKRFMENIRKVTKGHKGCKQESLIRMLNAKIRGWGAYYQHGATRDSFHRIDHQIFLALWQWAKRRHSKKGKRWIKDRYWHNIRGNSWTFAAKFKKSNGKEDQLTLLKLASSFPFLQYTQIKGDMNPFDADCRLYFNKRMKSKMLVTLKGRKSLLYLWEKQGRKCPICGEPIDTYKAWNVMPTVQDGRKCNLLVHDECFKLSRKSNGNKK, encoded by the coding sequence ATGAACGATAAAATCAAAGAAAAACTCCTCGACCAATCGTGTGCACCGACTGATAACTTGCAAACGAATTGGGACAGGATAGACTGGACCAAAGCGGAGCAGGCTGTTAAGAAGCTTCAAGCTCGCATTGTAAAGGCTCAGAAGGAAGGCAGAACGGGCAAGCTTCAAGCCTTGCAGTGGACGCTGACCCACTCTTTTTACGCAAAAGCCTTAGCCGTAAAGAGAGTTACTTCTAACGGAGGTGGTAGCACCCCCGGGGTGGACATGGAAACATGGGAGAAACCCGAAGCAAAAACACAAGCGATAAGTGAGCTCAAACGCAGAGGCTACCTGCCGAAGCCATTGAGAAGAGTCCACATCAAAAAGAGTAATGGCAAACTGCGACCGTTGGGAATACCGACAATGAAAGACAGAGCCATGCAAGCACTTTACCTCATGGCATTGGAACCAGTGTCGGAAACAACAGCCGACACACGTTCGTACGGTTTCCGCAAGGAACGTCGCTGTATGGATGCGGTACAGCAATGTCATAACATTCTCCGGAAAGGCTATTCTCCCGAATGGATTTTGGAGGGTGACATAAAGGGGTGCTTCGACCATATCAGCCATGAATGGTTGCTTGCCAACATCCCTATGGACAAAGCAATACTCCGAAAATGGTTGAAATGCGGCTATATCTTCAACAAACAGATGTTCCCGACAGAGGAGGGAACGCCACAAGGTGGCATTATCTCTCCCACGCTTGCCAATATGACATTGGACGGATTGCAGAAAGTCCTTGCAGAGAAATATAAACGAGTTAGAATAAAAGGCAAGTTATATTCGCCAATGGTGAATCTTGTCCGCTATGCTGATGACTTTATAATTACCTGCGAGAACCGTGAAACACTTGAAAAAGAAATCAAGCCATTGGTAGCCGACTTTATGTCTGAAAGAGGTTTGACCTTATCCGAAGAAAAGACGGTGATAACCAACATTCGTGACGGTTTCGATTTCCTCGGTTTCAATATTCGCAAATACGGCAATGAAATATTGACAAAGCCGACCAAGAAAGCCGAAAAACGCTTTATGGAAAATATCCGTAAGGTTACAAAAGGTCATAAGGGTTGCAAGCAGGAATCATTAATCAGAATGTTGAATGCTAAAATCCGAGGATGGGGAGCATATTATCAGCATGGGGCGACACGTGATTCTTTTCACAGAATCGACCATCAGATATTTCTCGCCTTGTGGCAATGGGCTAAACGCCGTCATTCCAAGAAAGGAAAACGGTGGATAAAAGACCGTTATTGGCACAATATCCGAGGGAACAGCTGGACTTTTGCGGCTAAGTTCAAGAAATCAAACGGCAAGGAAGACCAACTCACTTTGCTGAAACTGGCATCTTCGTTTCCTTTCCTGCAATATACGCAGATAAAAGGGGATATGAATCCGTTTGACGCAGACTGCCGCCTGTACTTCAATAAAAGAATGAAGTCAAAGATGCTTGTGACACTGAAAGGACGTAAGTCCCTGCTTTACCTATGGGAAAAGCAAGGGCGGAAATGTCCGATATGTGGTGAACCGATTGACACGTATAAGGCATGGAACGTAATGCCAACCGTCCAAGACGGACGGAAATGCAATCTGTTGGTTCATGATGAATGCTTCAAATTATCCCGTAAATCCAATGGAAACAAGAAGTAG
- a CDS encoding DUF6088 family protein, producing MMLIKKTPSIKSAILRRIEESPEHSIFFINDFVELGSMETVRKVLQQARLLGLVSHVAHGIYVKPMQSRFGEVPPPLEKIAKEIAQRDRVEIMPTGSTAANILGLSTQIPMVVSYLTTGSSRTIKIGKRAIKFRHAAPRNFAYEGTTIPLVVQALKDLETENIGERELSALYQYLSNAQDKDTFLKDILLVPQWIQNLVKPIITNIQNETLATI from the coding sequence ATGATGTTAATAAAAAAAACACCAAGCATAAAATCCGCCATTTTAAGGCGCATTGAAGAAAGTCCGGAACATAGTATTTTCTTCATAAACGATTTTGTGGAACTCGGTTCTATGGAAACCGTCAGGAAGGTTCTGCAACAGGCTCGTTTACTTGGGCTTGTATCTCATGTAGCGCACGGGATTTATGTCAAGCCTATGCAGTCGAGATTTGGGGAAGTGCCACCACCTTTAGAAAAAATCGCCAAAGAGATTGCGCAAAGGGATCGTGTGGAAATCATGCCTACCGGTAGTACGGCTGCCAATATATTGGGGCTATCGACACAAATACCGATGGTGGTGTCCTACCTTACAACAGGGTCATCAAGAACCATAAAGATAGGAAAACGTGCGATTAAGTTTCGCCATGCGGCTCCCCGTAACTTTGCTTATGAAGGCACTACCATTCCATTGGTCGTACAAGCCCTTAAAGACTTGGAAACTGAAAATATAGGAGAAAGGGAACTTTCGGCTCTGTATCAGTATTTATCCAATGCGCAGGACAAAGATACCTTTCTAAAAGATATTCTTCTGGTTCCCCAGTGGATTCAAAACCTCGTTAAACCCATAATAACCAATATACAAAATGAAACATTGGCAACAATATAA
- the mobV gene encoding MobV family relaxase gives MANNIKQVMDIRPGKGMTTGQSDEHQRNWTERGWEWASKHGNYDRTRERLNFEVIKGGKVVPVDKSKSIPDRMAETLRERSIKDPNAGLTEPKFRTVANIIFGGSRERMHEIAFGGQKVNLTHGADNSHIRRNKDIELWAQDVYRFACDKWGEDNVIGFYVHLDELNPHVHCTVIPVDERNKISFNKIFGGNIYDFKERLFALHDEFAKVNEKWGLNRGDSVSVTGAKHRTTEEYRRALSRECTTLEEQIENNRGLLRQLHSDIRLAEKRVKGLSTMIANQEQRKMELEEEIETIAADLRTGKGDSEELQKRIVKLDYELQKILESLSDKREKLTEADRKLSELKMLETESKDKAESYREEIRLATCNLENQVRYRLSEAMIGDIIREFRTHFQSLGKEAQNVFDDSLIKGMAERGEDIFKCAIYLFANYVDLATTFAEGHGGGGGGSDLSWGRNEDEDDRAWARRCLQRAHRMMKPAGGKSVRKK, from the coding sequence ATGGCGAACAACATCAAACAAGTTATGGACATCAGGCCCGGAAAGGGCATGACCACCGGTCAAAGCGACGAGCATCAGCGCAACTGGACGGAAAGAGGTTGGGAATGGGCATCGAAGCACGGCAACTATGACCGCACCCGTGAACGGCTTAACTTTGAAGTCATCAAAGGAGGTAAGGTTGTTCCGGTGGATAAGTCCAAATCCATACCGGATCGCATGGCGGAAACCTTGCGTGAGCGTAGTATCAAAGACCCCAACGCTGGGCTTACCGAACCGAAGTTCCGTACTGTGGCGAATATCATCTTTGGAGGCTCCAGGGAGAGGATGCACGAGATAGCCTTTGGCGGCCAGAAAGTAAACCTCACGCATGGAGCCGATAACTCACATATCCGGCGCAACAAGGATATAGAACTTTGGGCGCAGGACGTGTACAGGTTTGCGTGTGACAAATGGGGGGAGGATAATGTCATAGGCTTCTATGTACACCTTGACGAACTCAACCCACACGTGCATTGCACCGTGATACCGGTAGATGAACGGAATAAGATTTCGTTCAACAAGATTTTCGGAGGAAATATCTATGACTTCAAGGAGCGTCTGTTCGCACTCCATGACGAGTTTGCCAAAGTCAATGAGAAGTGGGGATTGAACCGTGGCGACAGCGTGAGCGTGACCGGTGCCAAGCACCGAACCACGGAAGAATACAGGCGTGCGTTGAGCCGTGAATGCACCACACTGGAGGAACAGATTGAGAATAACCGTGGGTTACTTCGTCAGCTCCATTCCGACATCCGTCTGGCAGAGAAAAGAGTGAAAGGATTATCCACCATGATTGCCAACCAGGAACAACGGAAAATGGAATTGGAGGAAGAAATCGAAACAATAGCCGCCGATTTAAGGACGGGCAAAGGGGATTCCGAAGAACTCCAAAAGCGTATTGTCAAACTCGACTATGAACTTCAGAAAATACTTGAAAGCCTGTCCGATAAACGGGAGAAACTGACGGAAGCCGACCGCAAATTGTCAGAGTTGAAAATGCTGGAGACCGAGTCGAAAGACAAGGCGGAGAGCTACAGGGAGGAAATAAGACTGGCCACTTGTAATCTGGAGAACCAAGTCAGGTACCGACTGTCGGAAGCTATGATAGGTGACATCATCCGGGAGTTCAGAACCCACTTCCAAAGTTTGGGGAAGGAGGCTCAAAACGTATTCGATGATTCTTTGATTAAGGGCATGGCCGAACGTGGCGAGGATATTTTCAAGTGCGCCATTTACCTTTTTGCCAATTATGTCGATTTGGCCACTACCTTTGCCGAAGGACATGGCGGTGGGGGAGGAGGAAGTGACCTGTCTTGGGGAAGGAATGAGGACGAGGACGACCGGGCATGGGCAAGACGTTGTTTGCAGAGGGCGCACCGGATGATGAAGCCGGCCGGTGGCAAGAGTGTCCGTAAAAAATAA
- a CDS encoding recombinase family protein, with the protein MAKVGYVMNYAGYRANTDKEWMKRFGCNEIMEEQQDYELRTEWNKLLDRLNKGDELVVPKLSHVLRETRQLSYLLEYCRLKEIRLISIHDCIDSGNELFPETQMSDILNVVALLPKEAFDIRKSSDAVRKVKSRMRTLSPVDYNRIERKEFVVNMYKSGHLINEIWKASGFRSRSSVFRVLKEAGITLNRGRKKG; encoded by the coding sequence ATGGCAAAGGTAGGATATGTAATGAATTATGCCGGGTATAGGGCGAACACGGATAAAGAGTGGATGAAGCGATTCGGCTGTAACGAGATTATGGAAGAACAGCAGGATTATGAGTTGCGTACGGAATGGAACAAATTACTTGACCGACTAAACAAGGGGGATGAACTGGTCGTTCCCAAGTTGAGCCACGTTCTCCGTGAGACACGGCAGCTTTCGTATCTCCTTGAATATTGCCGTCTGAAGGAAATCCGTCTTATTTCAATCCATGACTGCATAGATTCCGGCAACGAGCTTTTTCCGGAGACACAGATGTCGGATATACTCAATGTCGTGGCATTGCTGCCCAAAGAAGCATTTGATATCCGCAAGTCCTCCGATGCAGTCCGCAAAGTGAAAAGCCGCATGAGAACATTGTCCCCGGTGGATTACAACCGCATCGAGCGGAAAGAGTTCGTGGTGAATATGTATAAAAGCGGACACCTTATCAATGAGATATGGAAAGCCAGTGGCTTCAGGAGCCGGAGTTCCGTGTTCCGGGTGCTGAAAGAAGCCGGGATAACATTGAACAGAGGGCGTAAAAAAGGATAA
- a CDS encoding ArdC family protein: protein MAGKRYNPDGPSAEERALERFTELMIKKISSIKGDWKKPWFTENFMAWPKNLSGREYNGMNALMLMLLCEENSYKLPVFCTFQRVSGLNYSTDRQGNHKPLTDANGERLPQVSVLKGEKSFPVFITTFTVVDKETKEKIKMEDYRKLSPEEQKKYSVYPKLNVHNVFNVAQTNLREARPELYEKLCERNNLKRPASLDDEKMAFAPLDEMIEKKLWVCPISLEHQDSAYYSIAKDAIVLPEKSQFINGESFYGTLLHEMTHSTGAEGRLDRIKPAAFGSKEYAREELVAELGSALVASQYGITKTIKEDSAQYLGSWLDVLKESPEFLKTTLFDVKKASSMIAQRIDAVAEKIEAKERMFYSSVAYLQFSDDTGQFDELKEKGDYEGLLALGREYYDGNGINEKYTYLSPLQNKGDDLLIEDKDFAVVYNGSVGGTYEVMLKFTEQEIRDHIKQYGVDIAGETIKEVARDMVAEQFDRLPRSPIFEMASGDILYLEYNREKDCLTVGTATNAGLAVQHSFAYNHNQDLDSNLQDVLTTLKACPEYQYRGDAEERVNPQIDLMDADNDGNTQEVAHEEREQEDEYVPYRRGR from the coding sequence ATGGCAGGAAAAAGATATAATCCGGATGGACCAAGTGCAGAGGAACGTGCGCTTGAACGGTTTACGGAACTGATGATAAAGAAAATATCGTCTATCAAGGGAGACTGGAAGAAACCGTGGTTTACCGAGAACTTTATGGCATGGCCGAAGAACCTGTCCGGACGAGAATATAACGGGATGAATGCGCTGATGCTCATGTTGCTTTGCGAGGAAAACAGCTACAAGCTACCGGTGTTCTGTACCTTTCAGCGCGTGTCGGGACTGAACTATTCAACGGACAGACAGGGGAATCATAAGCCATTGACGGATGCCAATGGGGAGAGACTTCCGCAGGTGTCTGTCCTGAAGGGGGAAAAATCGTTTCCGGTATTCATTACCACGTTTACCGTGGTGGATAAGGAGACGAAAGAGAAAATCAAGATGGAGGACTACCGGAAACTGTCGCCGGAAGAACAGAAAAAGTATTCGGTATATCCCAAGCTGAACGTACATAATGTATTCAATGTGGCACAAACCAACCTCCGAGAAGCACGTCCGGAACTATATGAGAAGCTATGTGAACGGAACAACTTAAAACGCCCGGCCTCCCTGGACGATGAAAAAATGGCGTTTGCCCCATTGGATGAGATGATTGAAAAAAAACTGTGGGTGTGTCCGATTTCTTTGGAACATCAGGATAGTGCTTATTACAGCATTGCCAAAGATGCGATTGTGCTGCCGGAAAAGAGCCAGTTTATCAACGGGGAATCGTTTTACGGGACGCTGCTGCATGAAATGACGCACAGTACGGGGGCTGAAGGACGCTTAGACCGTATCAAGCCAGCCGCTTTCGGAAGCAAAGAGTATGCCCGTGAGGAACTGGTGGCTGAATTGGGCAGTGCTTTGGTAGCCTCGCAGTATGGTATTACCAAGACAATCAAGGAGGATAGCGCACAGTATCTCGGTTCCTGGCTGGATGTATTGAAGGAATCCCCGGAGTTTCTGAAAACCACATTGTTTGATGTAAAAAAGGCTTCGTCGATGATTGCACAACGGATTGATGCGGTGGCTGAGAAGATTGAGGCAAAAGAACGGATGTTTTACAGTTCCGTGGCTTATCTCCAGTTTTCGGATGATACCGGGCAATTCGATGAACTTAAAGAAAAAGGCGACTACGAGGGCTTGTTGGCACTCGGCAGGGAGTATTACGATGGCAACGGCATCAATGAGAAGTACACTTATCTGTCCCCCTTGCAAAACAAGGGAGATGACCTGCTGATTGAAGATAAAGACTTTGCCGTTGTCTATAACGGAAGCGTAGGCGGTACCTACGAGGTGATGCTGAAGTTCACGGAACAGGAAATCCGTGACCATATCAAACAGTATGGCGTGGATATTGCAGGGGAAACAATAAAAGAGGTGGCCAGGGATATGGTGGCAGAGCAATTTGATAGGCTGCCCCGTTCGCCAATCTTTGAAATGGCCAGTGGGGATATTCTGTATCTGGAGTATAACCGTGAGAAAGATTGCCTTACGGTCGGCACGGCTACCAATGCAGGACTGGCGGTTCAGCACAGCTTTGCCTACAACCATAACCAAGACCTTGACAGCAACTTGCAAGATGTGCTGACCACCCTTAAAGCCTGTCCCGAATACCAGTACCGGGGTGATGCCGAAGAAAGGGTGAATCCGCAAATAGACCTTATGGATGCGGACAATGACGGCAATACGCAGGAAGTGGCGCATGAGGAAAGGGAACAGGAGGATGAGTATGTGCCTTATCGCAGGGGAAGATAA